A section of the Camelus dromedarius isolate mCamDro1 chromosome 14, mCamDro1.pat, whole genome shotgun sequence genome encodes:
- the TEX38 gene encoding testis-expressed protein 38, whose amino-acid sequence MGTGHSGDSYWPDRWVGELPLPRAIGWVPRLDFMDSQQEDLSLSDAWVSLYFGFLGLCSLVAGSCILFLHWRKNLRREERAQEWVEVMRAATFTYSPLLYWINKRRHYGMDAAINTGPPPAATKTGTDAQNPDHPWELDTPENRNHAAQDSSPKVEAPIPSLPEVQLVPQQPLTSPMPRTQASSPLPIPTFQEVPFALSLCNLPPILNHSVSYPLATCPERNIHFQSLPMLAQGDHCLNTRSFTSEL is encoded by the exons ATGGGGACTGGGCATTCTGGGGACTCCTATTGGCCAGACAGATGGGTAGGTGAGCTTCCTCTCCCCAGAGCCATTGGCTGGGTACCAAGGCTTGACTTTATGGATTCCCAACAGGAGGACCTCAGCCTCTCTGATG CGTGGGTGTCACTGTACTTTGGATTCCTGGGGCTGTGTTCTTTGGTAGCCGGCAGCTGCATTCTCTTCCTGCATTGGAGGAAGAACCTGCGGCGGGAAGAGCGTGCCCAGGAGTGGGTGGAGGTGATGAGAGCTGCTACGTTCACCTACAGCCCGCTGCTGTACTGGATTAACAAGCGACGGCACTATGGCATGGACGCGGCCATCAACACGGGCCCTCCCCCTGCTGCCACCAAGACTGGGACTGACGCTCAGAATCCAGACCATCCGTGGGAGTTGGACACCCCTGAGAACAGGAACCATGCTGCCCAAGACAGTAGCCCCAAGGTGGAGGCCCCCATCCCCTCACTACCTGAAGTGCAGCTGGTCCCACAGCAGCCCCTAACTTCCCCAATGCCACGGACCCAGGCCAGCTCCCCACTCCCAATTCCCACCTTTCAGGAGGTGCCCTTTGCCCTCTCCCTGTGTAACCTACCCCCGATACTCAACCACTCGGTCTCCTACCCTTTGGCCACCTGTCCTGAAAGGAACATCCACTtccagtctctccccatgctGGCCCAGGGAGACCACTGCTTAAATACCAGGTCGTTTACTTCAGAATTGTAG